GAACGTGGATGTTCACCAGCAAAGGGGCTTTTGGGCCTTCTATGACACCTTGAAGGATCCGGACCGGCTCTCGGAAACCCTGACCGCCTGGTTCCATCCGCCCCAAGCGGGGGTTTATCAGTTCTTCATCCAGGGCGGCCCCGTGACCCTCCAGGTCGACCGGAAGACCGTCCGGGACCGGGACAAGCTGGACCTGGAGGTGAATGACTATCCGATCCTCATTTATTCCACCTGCCCTTACGATCCAAAAGGGAAAAAGAAATACGATTGGCCCAAGTCCACCGAGACCTTCCAGGGTCCGGATGGGAAGGTCCGGGCCCTGGATGAGGGTTGCCTGAAGAGCTACGGATTCTTCTGTGGGGTGGAAGGGACCTTCTACCCGACCCCGGACCTGAAAGGCCCTCCCACCGCCCGCCACCAAGTGGCTTTCCTGGATGTGACGAGCGAAGGGGATCTCGGGGCGCCCGGGCCCGTCTTGAGCGCGTCGTGGAAAGGGGAATTCGACGCCGAGGAGGAGGGAAGCTATTCCTTCCGGGTGCAAAGTTCGGACCCGGTTTCCTTGACCATCGATGGAAAGAGGGTCCTCACGGCGCCGGGAACAACGGAGGGAAAGATGGCCTTGAAGGCCGGTCCGCACCGCCTGGCGATGGTTTGGCGCCGAAAGCTGGGGGATAAGGCCCCTCCGCAATTGCATCTTCTTTGGAAGGGCCCCAAGGCGGCGGATCATAAGCTCTTCCTGATGGTCAAAAAGTCGTTCAACTACAGTTGAGGGCGGATCGGCCGGAAGGGTGAAACTATTTGAGGTCAAAAAATAGAAGATCGGGGAAAAATTCCAGGTCCCGGAGGCGCGCTTTTCCACCGCCCACTTGGAAGGATCTTTGGTTCGTCCTTCTGCTCGTGATCCTATGGGGAGGCGAATTCGCGACCTTGACCACCCCGTACCATGGATATTATCTGCTGTTCGTAGTGATGCTCACGGTGACCCTCCTTTTGTTTCGGTCCATAAAAAGGAAATAGCTGTCCACGCCGGGGAGGCTTTTGACCGGAGGGCCCTGGCCTTTCCCTGGCCCGGCAATGTCCCAGGATGTTTCGCGGTCAGGGCCCCGCTGGCCTGTTAGAATGGCCCGATCTTCCCCCGGAGGCCCTATTGAACAAGGTATGGCGATCCCCGATCCTTTTGTCCCTCCTCTTCCTGCTCCACCCGGCCCTGGCCGGGACCGATCCCAAGACGGCGAAGATCCTGGAAGGCATCAATTCGGTCTATTACAACCTCCCGCGGGAGGGGCTCCGGAGGCTTCATGGCGAGTTCCGGAGCGACCTGATCGACAAGATCCGCGATAAGGCGGTGGAAAAGTTCGGCAAGAAGGCGCCCGTCGTCAAGGCTTTGGATGGGTTCGGGGTCTCCCTTGACTGGGACCCGTCGACGGGATGGGAGATCGAAAGCCCGTCCATCCCCCGGTCGGGGGAGGACCGTTTCGATTCGGGGATGGACGACCTGGGCAAGGCCATGCGGTCATTGGCGGCACGGATCATCAACCTTTGGTCGGGATTCATGGTGGAAGAGGTCTTTACGGCCGGGGATCTTCAAAAATTCGACGCCCGGATCGGGGACGGCGGCGACAACCTCCTGGTCGACCTGGGGGACAAGCAGGAAGCCCATCATTTTGTCCTGGATACGGGGTTCAAGATCCATTCGGTCCGGGGGGAAAGGACCGACGGCTCCAAATTCGCCATGGATACGATCTTTGACCGCTCCCCCCGGGGTTATGTCCTGACGGGTTGGACCGATCAAGCCGGGGAGGAACGCGAGGTCCGGATCGCCTATAAGGCCGTGGAAGGTTTCCTGCTCCCGTCCGAAATGGCGGTCCTGATATGGGACCCGAAGACCGGAAGGAGCCTGGAACAGGCCTGTCATTTCATGAATTACAAGGTCGAAGGCGCGGCAACTGACGGCGACGCTTCGGCGGGGGACCGGTAGTCCTTCAGGGAATTGGCGGTGGGATCATAACGATCGGAGACAAGATGACCGGAAAGAACAACCTGCGGCGGATGGACAACGTCGGGATCGTGGTGGAGTCGCTCGAGGAGGCCATCGCTTTTTTCACCGAGCTGGGCCTGAAGCTCGAGGGCCGGGCCATGATCGAGGGGGAATGGGCCGGGCGGGTGACCGGGCTGGGCGACCAGTCCGTCGAGATCGCCATGATGGCCACCCCCGACGGACACAGTCGGCTCGAGCTCTCGCGGTTCCTGCGCCCCGCCGTCGCCGCCGACCACCGCCGGGCCCCGGTGAACGCCCTGGGCTACCTGCGCGTCATGTTCACCGTGGAGGACATCGAGGGCACGCTCACCCGCCTCCGCGCGCGCGGCGCCCAGCTCGTCGGCGAGGTGGTCCGATACGAGAACAGCTACAAGCTCTGTTATCTGCGGGGTCCCGAGGGGATCCTCCTCGGGCTCGCCCAAGAGCTCGGCTGACGCCCGTCCGGTCCAGGCTGTCCTTGGCCCTGGTCATTGGGGGTTCGGTTCATTCCCGGTCCGGCTCGAGGGGTGGGTCATTTCGATCTTTCGAATGAGCCCATCTTCCGCGTGGGTCGTCTTCAGGGTGCCTTGGATCGGGGCGAGGGGCGGGGGCAGGACCAGGTAATACTTGAAATAGACCAGGTTGTTCTCCAAGGCCTCGGTCGTCCGATCCAACTTCTCCAGGTCGGCGAAAGCCTTCGTGTAGATCCCCAAAAAACTCTCCCGGCCATGCACCTCGCCGGCGGGCCCCACGAAATGAAGGTCGGGATGGAGCGTCCTGCCGATCGCCGTCAGATCGCGGGCGTTCACGGCCGCCCGGTATTCCTCGGCGATCCTCGTATATTCGCGGGTCTCGGCCAGTGCCCGGCTAGCCTGGATCCCTGCGATCCGAATGTCCTCGTCCATCATCGGCTCCTTTCCTTCAAGGCTCCTTGGGTCGGAACGGGGCCAAGCCCCTCTCTTCCCCATACGGCCGGGTCTTGAACGAGGTTACCTGCCTGGGTCCGTGATCCGATGGGGTCCAGGCCCCGCGAAAGCTTCCCCTGAAAATGTAACTTTCGCCCGCTTGGCGCCGTATCTGCGTTTTGGACCGGTTCCAGGCCGGCCGATGGGTCTTCAAGGGCGGTCGACCGCTCTTTCAATTTCAAGGAGGGTCTCATGAAGCGTTTTTTTGTGGTCTTGATGTCGGTGTTGTTCCTCGGCGCGGCCGGGATGACCTTGGCGGATGAAGCCATGATGTCGTCCACGCCTGCGGCCACCCCGGGAAAAATGATGAAAAGTAAGAAGAAAATGAAGAAAAAGAAGATGATGAAGAAGGCCGTGATGAAGAAGGACGACACGATGAAGGACGACATGAAGAAAGATGACTCGATGAAGAAGGACGATATGAAGACCGACATGAAGGACGACATGAAGAAGGACGACATGTCGAAGTAAGACGCTTCAGCCGCGCCTTTGGCATCCGCCAAGGGATCGCTGGCGGAGCCTCCTTGGGTCCCGGGTTCTCCGCCCGGGGCCCTGAAAGATCGGGGGGACCTTGTCCCCCCGGCTTTCGGTTCTCCCCCCCGGTTTCAAAACCGCCCAAAGACTGACCGGAAAACAATTTTCGACTGCACAATTATTTTCCGTTTTTCAAAATTCCTGGAAGCCCCCCGAACGTTTTTTTAAGATTTGCCCGGCCGTCACCCTATAAGCCGGAGGTATCGAATGAGTCCCGTCGCCAATGCCGTCGCCCAGATCGTTGACATTCCCTTAGGCCAGATCCTGGCCAATCCGGAAAACCCCCGGGGCCCGGTGGACCCTCAGGCCGCCCAGGCCATGGCCGAGTCCCTTCAGGCCAAAGGCCAACAGGTCGAGATCCGGGTCCGCGCACTGACGGAAGCCGAAAAGACCAAATACCCCGGCTATGAATACCTGCTCATCGGGGGCCA
This genomic stretch from bacterium harbors:
- a CDS encoding PA14 domain-containing protein → MKRPVSILGLALFLLAGNPARSASPDLALVLQKMSRLKDVRFFVTPTLYDQLTPEDLQAFGRGQVRRLEAPFDLWPNYSKLYWRTGFLLDPGKRASLQLLKDIMDYNKQTNRRPQPEEEWKNGKGETVAYFYPIRNVDVHQQRGFWAFYDTLKDPDRLSETLTAWFHPPQAGVYQFFIQGGPVTLQVDRKTVRDRDKLDLEVNDYPILIYSTCPYDPKGKKKYDWPKSTETFQGPDGKVRALDEGCLKSYGFFCGVEGTFYPTPDLKGPPTARHQVAFLDVTSEGDLGAPGPVLSASWKGEFDAEEEGSYSFRVQSSDPVSLTIDGKRVLTAPGTTEGKMALKAGPHRLAMVWRRKLGDKAPPQLHLLWKGPKAADHKLFLMVKKSFNYS
- a CDS encoding VOC family protein, with the translated sequence MTGKNNLRRMDNVGIVVESLEEAIAFFTELGLKLEGRAMIEGEWAGRVTGLGDQSVEIAMMATPDGHSRLELSRFLRPAVAADHRRAPVNALGYLRVMFTVEDIEGTLTRLRARGAQLVGEVVRYENSYKLCYLRGPEGILLGLAQELG
- a CDS encoding nuclear transport factor 2 family protein — its product is MDEDIRIAGIQASRALAETREYTRIAEEYRAAVNARDLTAIGRTLHPDLHFVGPAGEVHGRESFLGIYTKAFADLEKLDRTTEALENNLVYFKYYLVLPPPLAPIQGTLKTTHAEDGLIRKIEMTHPSSRTGNEPNPQ